A stretch of Halomonas elongata DSM 2581 DNA encodes these proteins:
- a CDS encoding DUF4282 domain-containing protein, which produces MNLGDFTSFEKFLTPKLIQVAYWIGIIMIVLGGIGGIVTALFSGKLLLLLMNIIGLLLGLLFWRVLCEGAILLFGIYDRLGEIKDGLQESRSVSNDN; this is translated from the coding sequence ATGAACCTCGGCGATTTCACATCTTTCGAGAAGTTTTTAACCCCAAAGTTGATCCAGGTCGCCTACTGGATTGGCATCATAATGATAGTTCTCGGTGGTATTGGAGGGATTGTCACAGCCCTATTCAGCGGGAAACTCCTGCTTCTTCTCATGAACATTATCGGCTTATTACTCGGCCTTCTGTTCTGGCGTGTCCTCTGTGAAGGCGCCATACTATTGTTCGGCATCTATGATCGACTAGGTGAGATCAAAGACGGCCTTCAAGAATCACGCTCAGTATCCAACGATAATTAA
- a CDS encoding Rpn family recombination-promoting nuclease/putative transposase: protein MADHDNSYKRLFSEPAMVRDLLTEFVQEEWVDQLDLDSLEKVSGSYVSDDLRDREDDIIWRVRWGEGWLYVYLLIEFQRTVDRYMAVRVMAYEALLYQDLIRQKAFTPAGKLPPVLPIVLYNGDQRWTAAQNVVDLVEPIPGGLSHYRPSLPYLLLDEAEICQNEDHLEETRNLVGALFQLEHSQDLAQWEAVLKRLGEWLQAPEHDSLRRAFTVWVTRVLIPSRWPGFDPDEISALQDLQEVHAMLAERIREWPERFKQEGEERHALEMARRMLQHGDMSDELIAEFSGLDVARVVELRREMER, encoded by the coding sequence GTGGCGGATCACGACAACAGCTACAAGCGCCTCTTCTCAGAACCGGCGATGGTGCGGGACCTGCTGACCGAGTTCGTCCAGGAAGAGTGGGTCGACCAGCTGGATCTCGACAGTCTGGAGAAGGTTAGCGGCAGCTACGTCTCGGATGACCTGCGCGACCGCGAGGATGACATCATCTGGCGGGTGCGTTGGGGAGAGGGATGGCTCTATGTCTACCTGCTCATCGAGTTCCAGCGCACCGTCGATCGCTACATGGCCGTCAGGGTTATGGCTTATGAGGCGCTGCTGTACCAGGACCTGATCCGGCAGAAGGCCTTTACCCCCGCAGGCAAGCTGCCACCGGTGCTGCCCATCGTGCTGTATAATGGGGATCAGCGCTGGACCGCGGCACAAAACGTCGTTGACCTGGTCGAACCCATACCAGGGGGATTGTCCCACTATCGACCGTCGTTGCCCTACCTCCTCCTCGATGAGGCGGAAATCTGCCAGAATGAAGATCATCTGGAGGAGACACGCAATTTGGTGGGCGCGCTGTTCCAGTTGGAGCACAGTCAGGATTTGGCGCAGTGGGAAGCGGTGCTCAAGCGGCTGGGAGAGTGGCTGCAGGCACCCGAACATGACTCGCTTCGGCGGGCGTTCACTGTCTGGGTCACACGCGTCCTGATTCCCAGCCGGTGGCCAGGATTCGACCCCGACGAGATCAGTGCCCTACAGGATCTGCAGGAGGTACACGCCATGTTGGCAGAGCGCATTAGAGAATGGCCAGAACGCTTCAAACAGGAAGGCGAGGAACGTCATGCCTTAGAGATGGCTCGTCGAATGCTCCAGCACGGAGACATGTCAGACGAGCTCATTGCGGAGTTCTCAGGACTGGATGTCGCCAGAGTGGTTGAGCTGCGTCGGGAGATGGAGCGCTGA
- a CDS encoding HU family DNA-binding protein: MNKSELVKQIATTAELSQAQAERCLTAFTDSVAKTLSQGDKLTLLGFGTFETRERAARTGRNPQTGEEMTIPAAKVPAFKAGQGLKDAVKG, from the coding sequence ATGAACAAGTCGGAACTCGTGAAACAGATCGCCACCACCGCGGAACTGTCCCAGGCCCAGGCAGAGCGCTGCCTGACGGCCTTCACTGACTCAGTGGCCAAGACGCTGTCCCAGGGAGACAAGCTGACCCTCCTCGGCTTCGGGACCTTCGAGACACGCGAACGGGCGGCCCGCACCGGGCGCAATCCGCAGACCGGCGAGGAGATGACGATCCCTGCCGCCAAGGTGCCTGCCTTCAAGGCGGGGCAGGGACTCAAGGACGCGGTGAAGGGTTAA
- a CDS encoding DUF2235 domain-containing protein has product MVDSQTLERCQAINARSEGQSSSLIGVDCQLTIEIGIFFDGIGRHLEQDLRDGRVSNIGRLYSAFPDQEKDRLGQAFRRLYLPGLGAPYEENVQENFEATLRRASSEAVDGVEGHLRGGVTGAAKEAVFNTDGGAWWEVFGRSWKASLTKPWEWVKSARDAAIRTGAEVFSPIRDHPITANLLMSGAATRQSAAIEQFQGAVSDVAGNSQMPLGTIRVSVFGFDFGAALAKAFVRELLEEVCEQEGEHYRYEDAEVQIVFAGLFDCVDRTHPELGPVDWFHPLTPVLDDGGPLHPGCRRALHLIAAHERRFYRRCRPLGTLQADWREILQPGISEDIGGGLKPDEQKVSAELSLAALHRMYRSAMMAGVSFPSLEELQAQDVATSRLFELNDQVDGHSLIALQRHYERLVNDALSPDEAHFRQHAQLYLAWLAHRYREYRATRAALEAQLDTLPDRTPSGVLGVPSASLTTPHDEWQQIEADAAEVEQALGQLETQWGWLEEVDQEARQIRALFLSSDGMTRRQARQTLEYEYRMAEAWWRWTRETAPPELPEEVERLFAYGLHDKRPAEQRMRNRQATMLLGGYHFFAWRRLDMPE; this is encoded by the coding sequence ATGGTTGATTCGCAGACGTTGGAGCGCTGTCAGGCGATTAATGCTCGCTCGGAAGGTCAGTCTTCTTCGCTCATCGGGGTGGATTGCCAGTTGACGATAGAAATAGGTATTTTCTTCGATGGTATAGGGCGCCATCTTGAGCAGGACCTTCGTGACGGACGAGTAAGTAATATTGGACGATTATATTCTGCTTTTCCTGACCAGGAAAAAGACAGGCTTGGCCAGGCATTTCGTAGGCTGTATCTTCCGGGTTTGGGAGCTCCATATGAAGAAAACGTGCAGGAAAACTTTGAGGCAACTCTACGTCGTGCTTCCAGCGAAGCAGTAGATGGGGTTGAGGGGCATCTCCGTGGTGGTGTGACTGGAGCTGCCAAGGAGGCCGTCTTTAATACTGATGGTGGCGCATGGTGGGAGGTCTTCGGCCGCTCCTGGAAGGCGTCATTGACCAAACCCTGGGAGTGGGTCAAAAGCGCTCGGGATGCAGCCATTCGCACCGGGGCCGAGGTTTTCAGCCCTATCCGTGATCATCCTATTACCGCCAACCTGCTGATGAGCGGGGCGGCGACCCGGCAGTCTGCCGCTATCGAGCAATTTCAGGGAGCGGTGAGCGACGTGGCTGGCAATAGCCAGATGCCGCTCGGAACGATTCGGGTATCGGTTTTCGGCTTCGATTTCGGCGCCGCCCTGGCTAAGGCCTTCGTTCGCGAGTTGCTGGAGGAGGTCTGCGAGCAAGAGGGCGAACACTATCGTTACGAGGATGCGGAGGTACAGATCGTTTTCGCGGGACTCTTCGACTGCGTCGATCGCACTCACCCTGAGCTTGGTCCTGTGGATTGGTTCCACCCGCTGACCCCGGTCCTCGATGATGGTGGCCCGCTCCATCCAGGCTGCCGGCGGGCGCTGCACCTGATCGCCGCCCATGAGCGGCGTTTTTACCGTCGTTGCCGGCCCCTCGGTACCTTGCAGGCCGACTGGCGAGAAATTCTCCAGCCTGGGATCAGCGAGGATATCGGCGGTGGCCTGAAGCCCGACGAGCAGAAGGTCAGTGCCGAGCTGTCACTGGCGGCACTGCATCGCATGTACCGCAGCGCCATGATGGCGGGTGTGTCCTTTCCCAGTCTGGAAGAGCTGCAGGCTCAGGATGTTGCTACATCACGGTTATTCGAATTGAACGACCAGGTGGACGGCCATTCGCTGATAGCGTTGCAACGCCACTATGAACGTCTCGTCAACGATGCGCTGTCCCCTGACGAGGCACACTTCCGGCAGCATGCTCAACTCTATCTGGCTTGGCTTGCCCATCGATATCGGGAGTATCGGGCTACTCGCGCGGCGCTGGAGGCCCAACTCGATACCTTGCCCGATCGAACGCCCAGCGGTGTACTGGGCGTGCCGAGCGCTTCGCTGACTACCCCTCATGACGAATGGCAACAGATAGAAGCCGACGCAGCGGAAGTGGAGCAGGCACTCGGTCAACTGGAAACGCAGTGGGGGTGGCTGGAAGAAGTCGACCAGGAAGCCCGCCAAATCCGTGCGTTATTTCTATCGAGCGATGGCATGACTCGGCGTCAGGCGCGTCAGACGCTCGAGTACGAGTATCGTATGGCCGAAGCCTGGTGGCGCTGGACACGAGAAACAGCACCACCTGAGTTACCAGAAGAAGTGGAACGGCTGTTTGCCTATGGGTTGCATGATAAGCGGCCTGCAGAACAGAGGATGCGTAACCGGCAGGCGACGATGCTCCTGGGGGGATACCATTTCTTTGCCTGGCGACGCCTTGATATGCCCGAGTAA
- a CDS encoding DUF3304 domain-containing protein, with amino-acid sequence MPSNARGILTMLGRWVFRRVFRGVPTWIQVVGVLAILAYVGWYNFLRMPEGGSLRGHSYIDRPIYSYWVNDNWGGNLAAFGGGATCCWSLGGGSVEVVWILSMSKKQQEQGMEQERHSVTLPMPERSREDRYLHVHFLPKNRVELVWSPDFGSPLTDKLEQEYPRDG; translated from the coding sequence ATGCCTTCAAACGCAAGAGGAATATTAACCATGCTGGGGCGTTGGGTGTTTCGACGGGTATTTCGGGGCGTGCCTACCTGGATTCAGGTAGTAGGCGTGCTAGCGATTCTCGCTTACGTCGGCTGGTATAACTTTCTCCGGATGCCGGAGGGAGGCTCACTAAGAGGGCATAGTTATATAGATCGGCCGATTTATAGTTACTGGGTCAACGATAATTGGGGAGGTAATTTAGCAGCTTTTGGAGGGGGAGCTACTTGCTGTTGGTCCTTAGGGGGGGGGAGTGTCGAAGTCGTTTGGATCCTTAGTATGTCCAAGAAACAGCAAGAACAAGGAATGGAGCAGGAACGTCATAGTGTGACGTTGCCTATGCCGGAACGTAGCCGAGAAGATCGTTATCTACATGTACACTTCCTTCCCAAGAATAGGGTCGAGCTGGTATGGAGCCCAGATTTTGGCTCTCCCTTGACGGATAAGCTGGAGCAGGAGTATCCCCGGGATGGTTGA
- a CDS encoding DUF4123 domain-containing protein, translated as MKREVRPNAWRNIEDSDSNRYALIEMGALPGETRTSLIEAADGDYWPLIRDTRQEHLIREGPWLMELPDGDLDGQSLGAMGCGVMAWIESPQSGDSLARQLAPAMTVISPEGKTWLMRFYLPSLIQALHEANSWAWHRDLFNGIERWWYPDQEEGWQSLAGLLDDGLRHDAWRLDCDLDLWTSLRGDTEATALTAHFVSEMPELFEDVCPCDRPGRVAKALFAADEIKLFRPEDRRIYVYLWLEKGESFLQSDSMKRCLEQAVCGDKTLLECLQTQEEY; from the coding sequence ATGAAGAGGGAGGTAAGGCCCAATGCCTGGCGAAATATCGAGGACTCTGACAGCAATCGATATGCCTTGATAGAGATGGGAGCGCTGCCGGGGGAGACCCGGACGTCATTGATCGAGGCCGCCGATGGGGATTATTGGCCATTGATACGTGACACTCGGCAGGAGCACTTGATCAGAGAGGGACCTTGGCTGATGGAGTTGCCTGATGGTGATCTGGATGGGCAGAGCTTGGGCGCGATGGGGTGTGGGGTGATGGCATGGATTGAAAGTCCGCAATCCGGCGATTCGCTAGCTCGACAACTGGCGCCCGCCATGACTGTGATATCGCCGGAGGGTAAAACCTGGCTAATGCGCTTCTATTTGCCATCGCTCATCCAGGCCCTCCATGAGGCGAACTCGTGGGCTTGGCATCGGGATCTCTTCAATGGCATCGAGCGATGGTGGTATCCAGATCAGGAGGAGGGGTGGCAATCCTTGGCAGGCCTGTTGGATGATGGCTTGAGGCACGATGCCTGGCGGCTCGACTGTGATCTAGACCTGTGGACTTCACTCCGGGGAGACACCGAGGCCACGGCATTGACCGCACATTTTGTGAGCGAGATGCCGGAGCTATTCGAGGATGTCTGCCCTTGTGACCGTCCAGGAAGAGTTGCCAAGGCCCTCTTCGCTGCCGATGAGATAAAGCTTTTTCGCCCAGAGGACCGCAGGATATATGTTTATCTCTGGTTAGAGAAAGGAGAGAGCTTCTTGCAAAGTGACTCGATGAAACGCTGCCTTGAACAAGCAGTATGTGGTGATAAAACACTGCTCGAATGCCTTCAAACGCAAGAGGAATATTAA
- a CDS encoding type VI secretion system Vgr family protein, with protein MTQANGLQFTLSLTGAGEADLAVVDFTHEEALSSPFHLHVRFASRAVDLSPEALLDRPASLTVWQDGVAQRRVHGIVAEFGRGDRGHRRSHYEVVIRPSLWRLSLRQNSRIFQRVSPLTILNTLCEERGLTDVAFAVTREPAEREYCVQYRETDLAFVERLAAEEGLFYFHEFEDGDLGAHRLVFADDPQVLTGLGERPYHHRAGGTAPQRHLRRLTQTARVRPARAQLKDYSFKRPAYAQLHERQGDGLEQYSQRGDYEHYDYPGRYKADASGQAFTRHRLEHLRHDALTLAGESDLPELAPGTRFTLADHDVSELNRGWQVVKVVHEGEQPQALGEDAAQDDGMTRYHNTLTLIPDDTAWRPAPEPKPRVDGPQVAFVVGPEGEEIHCDAHGRVRCQFPWDRYAEPNETASAWLRVSQGWAGGGYGMMAIPRIGHEVIVSFLEGDPDQPIITGRTYHAVNTPPYELPAHKTRTVLRTQTHQGEGFNELRFEDQHDQEQIWVHAQKDLELLTENDRTEEIRRDSHLAVKRDRVSELDRDDHLTVHGERREKSDGAQHLTIDGSLHLSAGQAWLTESGRELHIKAGQKVVLEAGSELTLKAGGSFLKIDGGGVTVNGPGVKVNAGGSPGSGTGQGAQAPLLPGEATAEHHERIDPSQSEATLASTLVPPDVCEECWKKALAEGQSLIPGDEA; from the coding sequence ATGACCCAGGCTAACGGACTGCAGTTCACCCTGAGCCTGACCGGCGCCGGTGAGGCCGACTTGGCGGTGGTCGACTTCACTCATGAAGAGGCGTTGTCGTCGCCGTTTCATCTTCACGTGCGCTTTGCCAGCCGCGCCGTCGACCTCTCGCCGGAAGCGCTGCTCGACCGCCCGGCGAGCCTCACCGTGTGGCAGGACGGCGTGGCCCAGCGACGGGTCCACGGCATCGTCGCCGAGTTCGGCCGCGGCGACCGCGGCCATCGGCGCAGCCACTACGAGGTCGTGATCCGTCCCTCGCTGTGGCGGCTCTCGTTGCGCCAGAACTCGCGGATCTTCCAGCGCGTCTCGCCGCTGACCATCCTCAACACCCTGTGCGAGGAACGCGGCCTGACCGATGTGGCCTTCGCGGTGACCCGCGAGCCCGCCGAGCGCGAGTACTGCGTGCAGTACCGCGAGACCGACCTGGCCTTCGTCGAGCGCCTGGCCGCCGAGGAAGGGTTGTTCTACTTCCATGAGTTCGAGGATGGCGACCTCGGCGCCCATCGGCTGGTGTTCGCCGACGATCCCCAGGTGCTCACCGGGCTCGGCGAACGCCCCTACCACCATCGCGCCGGCGGCACCGCACCGCAGCGTCACCTGCGTCGGCTGACCCAGACCGCTCGGGTGCGCCCGGCCCGGGCCCAGCTCAAGGACTACAGCTTCAAGCGCCCGGCCTACGCGCAACTGCACGAGCGCCAGGGCGACGGGCTGGAGCAGTACAGCCAGCGGGGCGACTACGAACACTACGACTACCCGGGCCGCTACAAGGCCGACGCCTCGGGCCAGGCCTTTACCCGCCACCGGCTGGAGCACCTGCGTCACGACGCCCTGACCCTGGCCGGCGAGAGCGACCTGCCCGAGCTGGCCCCGGGCACGCGCTTCACCCTGGCCGACCACGACGTCAGCGAGCTCAACCGCGGCTGGCAGGTCGTCAAGGTGGTCCACGAGGGCGAACAGCCCCAGGCGCTGGGCGAGGACGCCGCCCAGGACGACGGCATGACCCGCTACCACAACACCCTGACGCTGATCCCGGACGACACCGCCTGGCGGCCCGCGCCCGAGCCCAAGCCGCGGGTCGACGGCCCCCAGGTGGCCTTCGTGGTGGGGCCCGAGGGCGAGGAGATTCACTGCGACGCTCACGGCCGGGTGCGCTGCCAGTTCCCCTGGGATCGCTATGCCGAGCCCAATGAAACCGCCAGTGCCTGGCTGCGCGTCAGCCAGGGCTGGGCCGGCGGCGGCTACGGCATGATGGCGATTCCGCGCATCGGCCACGAGGTGATCGTCTCTTTCCTGGAAGGCGACCCCGACCAGCCGATCATTACCGGGCGCACCTACCACGCGGTGAATACGCCGCCCTACGAGCTGCCAGCGCACAAGACGCGCACCGTGCTGCGCACCCAGACCCACCAGGGCGAGGGCTTCAACGAACTGCGCTTCGAGGACCAGCACGACCAGGAACAGATCTGGGTGCACGCCCAGAAGGACCTGGAGCTGCTCACCGAGAACGACCGCACCGAGGAAATCCGCCGCGACAGCCACCTGGCCGTCAAGCGCGACCGGGTGAGCGAGCTCGACCGTGACGACCACCTCACCGTGCATGGCGAGCGACGCGAGAAAAGCGATGGCGCCCAGCACCTGACCATCGATGGCAGCCTGCATCTGAGCGCAGGCCAGGCCTGGCTCACCGAAAGCGGCCGCGAACTGCACATCAAGGCCGGCCAGAAGGTGGTGCTGGAGGCAGGCAGCGAGCTGACCCTCAAGGCCGGCGGCAGTTTTCTCAAGATCGATGGTGGCGGTGTCACCGTCAACGGCCCCGGCGTGAAGGTAAATGCCGGTGGCAGTCCCGGCAGCGGCACGGGGCAGGGCGCCCAGGCACCGCTGTTGCCGGGCGAGGCCACCGCCGAACATCACGAGCGAATCGACCCCAGTCAGAGCGAGGCCACATTGGCTTCCACGTTAGTGCCGCCTGACGTATGCGAGGAGTGCTGGAAGAAGGCTCTCGCTGAGGGGCAGTCACTGATACCGGGGGATGAGGCATGA
- a CDS encoding Hcp family type VI secretion system effector, with protein sequence MPTPCYISIEGQTQGNITAGAFTPESVGNIYVEGHEDEMLVQEFKHIVTVPTDPQSGQPSGQRAHKPFIFTVALNKAVPLLYNALASGEMLPTVELKWYRTSVEGKQEHFFTTALTDATIVDINLRMPHAQDANSAEFTQLMDVSLAYRKIDWEHTVAGTSGSDDWRAPIEG encoded by the coding sequence ATGCCAACCCCATGTTATATCAGCATCGAAGGTCAGACTCAGGGCAACATCACCGCTGGCGCCTTCACGCCCGAATCCGTGGGCAACATCTACGTCGAAGGCCATGAAGACGAGATGCTCGTCCAGGAATTCAAGCACATCGTCACTGTGCCGACGGATCCGCAGTCCGGTCAGCCGTCCGGTCAGCGCGCTCACAAGCCGTTCATCTTCACCGTGGCCCTGAACAAGGCCGTGCCGCTGCTGTACAACGCCCTGGCGTCCGGTGAGATGCTGCCCACGGTCGAGCTGAAGTGGTACCGCACCTCCGTGGAAGGCAAGCAGGAGCACTTCTTCACCACCGCCCTGACCGATGCCACCATCGTCGACATCAACCTGCGCATGCCCCATGCTCAGGACGCCAACAGCGCCGAGTTCACTCAGCTGATGGACGTCTCCCTGGCCTACCGCAAGATCGACTGGGAGCACACCGTCGCCGGCACTTCCGGTTCCGACGACTGGCGCGCCCCGATCGAAGGCTAA
- a CDS encoding tyrosine-type recombinase/integrase — MTRDEVHRLIRGAMHHQRHGRRDALMIRLAFEHGLRVSELVALRWSAIDLVTHELRVNRIKGSLDGTHPLQGSTVRALKRYQRQDGRSSGLVFVNERGTPVSVDGFRRMMHRLSEQVLGVKWHPHALRHACGVHLINSGVDLRIVQQYLGHANIQNTVAYTALTGRPFERLVF, encoded by the coding sequence CTGACCCGGGATGAGGTTCACCGCTTGATACGTGGGGCAATGCATCATCAACGTCACGGCCGGCGCGATGCACTCATGATTCGTCTCGCCTTCGAACATGGTCTGAGGGTCTCGGAGCTGGTGGCCCTGCGTTGGTCGGCCATCGACCTGGTCACGCATGAGCTGCGTGTGAATCGCATCAAGGGCAGTCTCGATGGTACGCACCCGCTTCAAGGCAGCACGGTGCGTGCTCTGAAACGCTACCAGCGACAAGACGGACGTTCGTCGGGCCTGGTGTTCGTCAACGAACGAGGGACGCCGGTCAGCGTCGATGGTTTCCGGCGCATGATGCACCGCCTCAGCGAACAGGTCTTGGGCGTGAAGTGGCATCCTCATGCCCTCCGTCACGCGTGCGGTGTGCACCTGATCAACAGCGGCGTGGATCTGCGGATCGTCCAGCAGTACCTGGGGCATGCCAATATCCAGAATACCGTGGCCTACACAGCCCTGACTGGCCGGCCGTTCGAAAGGCTCGTCTTCTAA